GAGCGTTGTCGGAGCCCAGCCGGTTCAGCGCCCAGCGCAGCACGGCCACGTCGAAGGCGTACACCCCGGCGTTGACCTCGCGGATCTGCCGCTGCGAGGCGGTGGCGTCGGCCTGCTCGACGATCGCGATGACCTCACCGTCCTGGGTGCGCAGGATGCGCCCGTAGCCGGTGGGGTCGGCCAGCGTGGTGGTCAGCACCGTCACCGCCGCCGGCGCGGCGCGGTGCGCGGTGAGCAGCCCGGTCAAGGTGCCCGCATCCAGCAGCGGGGTGTCCCCGGAGGTCACGATCACCACCCCGTCGAAGTCCTCCGGCAGCGCGGCCAGCCCGCACTGGGCGGCGTGCCCGGTGCCCAGCTGCTGATCTTGCACCGCGACGTCGACACCGCGGCCCAGGTCGGCGGCGAGCTCGGCGACCACCGGGGCGATGCGCTCCCGGTCGTGGCCGAGCACCACCGCCAGGTGGGTGGGGGCGGTCGCGGCGATCGAGTGCAGCGCGTGGGCGAGCATCGAGCGCCCGGCCAGGGTGTGCAGCACCTTGGGGGTGTCGGAGGCCATCCGGGTGCCGGCCCCGGCGGCCAGCACCAGCACCGCGGTCTCGTCGTGGCGTGTCATCGAACCTCCCAGCCTGCCGGGGGCGCGGACCCCTCGGCGGTCGGCGCGCCTGCCCGCTGTGCTCAGCGTGTCCAGGGTGTCACTGTGGGTGCCCGTCCACCAAAGTCGCGGTGGACCGGCCCGGTCTCGCGCCGACCACCGGCGGCGCGGGGAGCTCCGTCGCCAGGACTCGAACCTGAACTCTCAGAACCAAAATCTGATGTGCTGCCGATTACACCACGACGGACCGCATGACGGATCGCACCAGGAACTCTATCGGAGCCGATACGCTGGGTGCCGTGGCCGCACCGGAGAAGGAGGGCCGGGCCCCGCGGGCCCGGATGACCGGCAGCGAGCGGCGTCGCCAGCTCATCGACATCGCCCGCTCGCTGTTCGCCGAACGCGGCTACGACGGCACCTCGATCGAGGAGATCGCCCAACGCGCCCAGGTCTCCAAACCGGTGGTCTACGAGCATTTCGGCGGCAAGGAAGGCCTGTATGCGGTGGTGGTGGACCGGGAGATGTCCGCGCTGCTCGACGGCATCACCTCGTCGCTGACCAACAACCGTTCCCGGGTGCGGGTGGAGCGGGTGGCGCTGGCGCTGCTCACCTACGTCGAGGAGCGCACCGACGGGTTCCGGATCATGATCCGCGACTCCCCGGCGGCGATCAACGCCGGCACCTACTCCAGCCTGCTCAACGACGCGGTCAGCCAGGTCGCCTCGATCCTGGCCGGTGACTTCGCCCGCCGCGGCCTGGACCCCGAACTGGCCCCGCTGTACGCCCAGGCGCTGGTCGGCTCGGTGTCGATGACCGCCCAGTGGTGGCTCGACGCCCGCGAGCCGAAGAAAGAGGTGGTGGCCGCCCACCTGGTCAACCTGGTGTGGAACGGGCTGACCCATCTGGAGGCCGACCCGGTGCTGCAGGACGATTGATCCGGGCGGCGGGGCCGCCGCGGTGCGGTTCGTCTCCGTGTACACCTACTGTGGCGGTGGTCACCCGCTTTTGGCCACTGCCGCAACGTAAATCGCGGCGCATACAATGACGCCAATGACCTCCCCGGGGCAGCCCAGCCCAGCGACCCCGCTCGCCGGCCTGGTGGAGCTGGCGCTGGCCGCGCCGGTGTTCACCGGGCTGACCGAGACCGCCGCGGCCGGGCCCGCACGCCTGGACCTGGTCGGACCGGCCAGCGCGCGGCCGTTCGTCGCGGCCGCACTCGCCCGGGCCACCCCGCTGCTGGTGGTCACCGCCACCGGCCGCGAAGCCGACGACCTCACCGCCGAGCTGCGTGCGGTGCTCGGCGACGCCGCCGCGCTGTTCCCGTCCTGGGAGACCCTGCCGCACGAGCGGCTCTCCCCCGGGGTCGACACCGTCGGGGCGCGCATGCTGGTGCTGCGCCGGCTGGCCCACCCGCACGATCCGGCCCTGGGCCCGCCGCTTCAGGTGGTGGTGACCACCGCGCGTTCGCTGCTGCAGCCGATGGCCGCCGGGCTCGGCGACATCGAGCCGGTCACCGTGCGGGTCGGCGCCGAGGTGCCGTTCGAGGCGGTCATCGCCCGGCTGGTGGAACTGGCCTACACCCGGGTCGACATGGTCGGCCGGCGCGGCGAGTTCGCGGTGCGCGGCGGCATCCTCGACGTGTTCGCGCCGACCGCCGAACACCCGGTGCGCATCGAGTTCTGGGGCGACGAGGTCACCGAAATGCGGTTGTTCGCCGTGGCCGACCAGCGGTCGATCCCCGACATCGAGGTCGACACGCTCGTCGCGGTGCCGTGCCGCGAGTTGCTGCTCACCGCCGAGGTGCGCGCCCGCGCGGCCGAGCTGGCCGGCGCCCACCGGTCCTCCGGCGACACGTCGATCACCGGCGGGGTCGGCGACCTGCTGGCCAAACTGGGCGAGGGCATCCCCGCCGACGGCATGGAGGCGCTGCTGCCGGTGCTGCGCCCCGACGCGTTGACCCTGCTCACCGGCGAGCTGCCGGCCGGGGCCGCGGTGCTGGTCTGCGACCCGGAGAAGGTCCGCACCCGCGCGGGCGACCTGATCGCCACCGGACGGGAGTTCTTGGAGGCCTCCTGGTCGGTGGCCGCCCTCGGCGCCGACGCGCCGATCGACGTCGAACAGCTCGGCGGATCCGGGTTCGCCGAGCTCGCCGAGGTGAGCGCCGCCGCCGAGGCCGGCGGACACCGGTGGTGGACGCTGAACCAGCTGCACGATCCCGACGCGACCGAACTCGACGTGCGCGCCGCGCCCACCGCCCAGGACCGCCACGGCGGGCTGAGCGGCCTCGAGGCGCTGTTCGCGATGCTGCGCGGCCACATCGCCACCGGCGGGGTGGCCGCGGTGGTCACCCCCGGCATCGGCACCGCCCGGCGCACCGTGGAGCAACTCAGCGAATCCGACACTCCCGCAACCGTGTTGGAGCCCGGTGTCACCCCGGCACCGGGGGCGGTGGCGGTGCTCGCCGGCCCCCTGCACGACGGGCTGATCGTCCCCGGCGCCGAGCTGGTCATCCTCACCGAGGCCGACCTGACCGGCAACCGCGCCACCGCCCCGACCGGCAAACGGCTGGCCGCCAAGCGCCGCAACACCGTCGACCCGCTGGCGCTGAGCGCCGGCGACCTGGTCGTCCACGACCAGCACGGCATCGGCAAGTTCGTCGAGATGACCGAACGCACCGTCGGCGGGGCGCGCCGCGAATACGTGGTGCTCGAGTACGCCTCGGCCAAACGCGGCGGCGGCACCGACAAGCTCTACGTGCCGATGGACTCCCTCGACCAGCTCTCCCGCTACGTCGGCGGGCAGGCCCCGGCGCTGTCGCGGCTCGGCGGCAGCGACTGGGCCAACACCAAGACCAAGGCGCGGCGCGCGGTCGCCGAGATCGCCACCGAACTGGTCGCGCTCTACGCCAAACGCCAGGCCGCCCCCGGCCACGCGTTCGCCGCGGACAGCCCCTGGCAGGCCGAGATGGAAGACGCGTTCGGGTTCACCGAGACCGTCGACCAGCTCACCGCGATCACCGACGTCAAGGCCGACATGGAGAAACCGGTGCCGATGGACCGGGTGATCTGCGGCGACGTGGGCTACGGCAAGACCGAGATCGCGGTGCGTGCGGCGTTCAAGGCCGTGCAGGACGGCAGACAGGTCGCGGTGCTGGTGCCCACCACGCTGCTGGCCGACCAGCACCTGCAGACGTTCACCGAGCGGATGGCCGGCTTCCCGGTCACCGTCGAGGGGCTGTCGCGGTTCACCGACGCCGCGGCGTCGCGCGCAACGATCGACGGGATGGCCGACGGGTCGGTCGACATCGTGATCGGCACCCACCGGCTGCTGCAGACCGGGGTGCGCTGGAAGGACCTCGGGCTGATCATCGTCGACGAGGAGCAGCGCTTCGGCGTCGAGCACAAGGAGCACATCAAGGCGTTGCGCAGCCACGTCGACGTGCTGACGATGAGCGCCACCCCCATCCCGCGCACCCTGGAGATGAGCCTGGCCGGCATCCGGGAGATGTCGACGATCCTCACCCCGCCCGAGGAGCGCTACCCGGTGCTCACCTACGTCGGGGCCCACGACGACAAGCAGATCGCCGCGGCGCTGCGCCGCGAACTGCTGCGCGACGGGCAGGCGTTCTACGTGCACAACCGGGTGCGTTCGATCGACGAGGCCGCCGCTCGGGTGCGCGCGCTGGTCCCGGAGGCCCGGGTGGCCGTGGCCCACGGTCAGATGCCCGAGGACCTGCTGGAATCGACCGTGCAGGCGTTCTGGAACCGCGAACACGACATCCTGGTGTGCACCACGATCGTCGAGACCGGGCTAGACATCTCCAACGCCAACACCCTGGTCGTCGAACGGGCCGACACCTTCGGGCTCGCCCAGCTGCATCAGCTGCGCGGCCGGGTGGGCCGGGGCCGTGAACGCGGCTACGCCTACTTTCTGTACCCGCGGGAGAGCCCGCTGACCGAGACCGCCCACGACCGGCTGGCCACCATCGCCCAGAACAACGAGCTGGGCGCCGGCATGGCGGTGGCGATGAAGGACCTGGAGATCCGCGGGGCCGGCAACGTGCTCGGTGTCGAACAGTCCGGGCACGTCGCCGGGGTCGGGTTCGACCTGTACGTGCGGCTGGTCGGCGAGGCCGTGGAGGCCTACCGCGCCGCCGCCGACGGGCAGACCGTGGTCACCGAGGAACCCAAGGAGGTGCGCATCGACCTGCCGGTGGACGCCCACCTGCCACCGGACTACATCGACAGCGACCGGCTGCGCCTGGAGGCCTACCGGCGGCTGGCCGCCGCCGCAGACGACACCGCGGTCGCCGGGGTCGTCGAGGAGCTGATCGACCGGTACGGGCCGCTGCCCACCCCGGCGCGGCTGCTGGTGGCGGTGGCCCGGCTGCGGCTGCTCTGCCGCGGCCACGGGGTCACCGAGGTCGCGACGGTCTCGGAGACCACGCTGCGGCTGGCCCCGGTGGTGCTGCCGGACTCCGCGCAGGTGCGGCTCAAACGGGTCTACCCGGGGGCGCGGTACCGGGCCACCACCGCCACCGTGGCGGTGCCGATCCCGCGGGCCGGCTCCGGTGTCGGCGCGCCACGGCTGCGGGATCTGGAGTTGGTGCAGATGGTCGCCGATCTGCTCACCGCGTTGGACGGCAAACCGGCCGGCTCGGTTGATATAACCGCGGAGAGCGTCCGGGCCGGATCCGGGGGCGCCGGAGAGGGGTAGCCGAGCATGACGGTCGTGCTGGTCGACGCGGCCCGCCCCCTGCTGGTGCCGGTGCAGGCCGCCGGCCTGCTGATCGCCGAGGTCGCCTACACCGAGGAACTGGCCGCGGTGGCCGCGCTGCTGCCCGCCGCGCACCCGGTGGGTGTGCGCCCGGACGCCGCGACCCTGATCTCGTCGCGGCCCACCCATCCGGCGGTGACGGCCCGGCTGGCCGCCGGTGCGACCCTGATCGCCGCACCGGAGTCACCCCGCGGCGCCCGGCTGCTCGACGCGGTCGCGGTGATGGACCGGCTGCGCACCGACGGGGCGTGGGAACGGGAGCAGACCCACGCCTCGCTGCGG
This sequence is a window from Mycolicibacillus parakoreensis. Protein-coding genes within it:
- a CDS encoding TetR/AcrR family transcriptional regulator, which gives rise to MTDRTRNSIGADTLGAVAAPEKEGRAPRARMTGSERRRQLIDIARSLFAERGYDGTSIEEIAQRAQVSKPVVYEHFGGKEGLYAVVVDREMSALLDGITSSLTNNRSRVRVERVALALLTYVEERTDGFRIMIRDSPAAINAGTYSSLLNDAVSQVASILAGDFARRGLDPELAPLYAQALVGSVSMTAQWWLDAREPKKEVVAAHLVNLVWNGLTHLEADPVLQDD
- the mfd gene encoding transcription-repair coupling factor, which produces MTSPGQPSPATPLAGLVELALAAPVFTGLTETAAAGPARLDLVGPASARPFVAAALARATPLLVVTATGREADDLTAELRAVLGDAAALFPSWETLPHERLSPGVDTVGARMLVLRRLAHPHDPALGPPLQVVVTTARSLLQPMAAGLGDIEPVTVRVGAEVPFEAVIARLVELAYTRVDMVGRRGEFAVRGGILDVFAPTAEHPVRIEFWGDEVTEMRLFAVADQRSIPDIEVDTLVAVPCRELLLTAEVRARAAELAGAHRSSGDTSITGGVGDLLAKLGEGIPADGMEALLPVLRPDALTLLTGELPAGAAVLVCDPEKVRTRAGDLIATGREFLEASWSVAALGADAPIDVEQLGGSGFAELAEVSAAAEAGGHRWWTLNQLHDPDATELDVRAAPTAQDRHGGLSGLEALFAMLRGHIATGGVAAVVTPGIGTARRTVEQLSESDTPATVLEPGVTPAPGAVAVLAGPLHDGLIVPGAELVILTEADLTGNRATAPTGKRLAAKRRNTVDPLALSAGDLVVHDQHGIGKFVEMTERTVGGARREYVVLEYASAKRGGGTDKLYVPMDSLDQLSRYVGGQAPALSRLGGSDWANTKTKARRAVAEIATELVALYAKRQAAPGHAFAADSPWQAEMEDAFGFTETVDQLTAITDVKADMEKPVPMDRVICGDVGYGKTEIAVRAAFKAVQDGRQVAVLVPTTLLADQHLQTFTERMAGFPVTVEGLSRFTDAAASRATIDGMADGSVDIVIGTHRLLQTGVRWKDLGLIIVDEEQRFGVEHKEHIKALRSHVDVLTMSATPIPRTLEMSLAGIREMSTILTPPEERYPVLTYVGAHDDKQIAAALRRELLRDGQAFYVHNRVRSIDEAAARVRALVPEARVAVAHGQMPEDLLESTVQAFWNREHDILVCTTIVETGLDISNANTLVVERADTFGLAQLHQLRGRVGRGRERGYAYFLYPRESPLTETAHDRLATIAQNNELGAGMAVAMKDLEIRGAGNVLGVEQSGHVAGVGFDLYVRLVGEAVEAYRAAADGQTVVTEEPKEVRIDLPVDAHLPPDYIDSDRLRLEAYRRLAAAADDTAVAGVVEELIDRYGPLPTPARLLVAVARLRLLCRGHGVTEVATVSETTLRLAPVVLPDSAQVRLKRVYPGARYRATTATVAVPIPRAGSGVGAPRLRDLELVQMVADLLTALDGKPAGSVDITAESVRAGSGGAGEG